A stretch of Sinimarinibacterium sp. NLF-5-8 DNA encodes these proteins:
- a CDS encoding glycine zipper 2TM domain-containing protein, whose product MTASTHLRLLSAAVLALALSACDTPTANPAAQAQATAEATPEPTPEPTAAPTPKPKPVAPKPATPKPTARPQAAAPAPVCANCGTVVAITPVQIQGEGSGAGALIGAAAGGVAGHQIGGGKGKDIATVAGAILGAAAGHQAEKKVRSVTAYDITIRMDNGSQRSIQVPDATSLAVGTAVQVDGNSIYLR is encoded by the coding sequence ATGACTGCTTCAACACATCTGCGTTTACTCTCTGCCGCCGTACTCGCGCTTGCACTGAGCGCCTGTGACACCCCCACGGCCAATCCCGCCGCCCAAGCCCAGGCCACCGCCGAAGCCACACCCGAGCCGACGCCGGAACCCACCGCAGCCCCAACGCCCAAACCCAAACCAGTTGCACCCAAACCTGCAACCCCCAAACCCACCGCACGCCCGCAAGCGGCAGCACCTGCGCCGGTTTGCGCCAACTGCGGCACCGTGGTCGCCATCACCCCGGTACAGATCCAGGGTGAAGGCAGCGGCGCAGGTGCCTTGATCGGCGCAGCGGCCGGCGGCGTTGCCGGCCACCAGATCGGTGGCGGCAAGGGCAAGGACATTGCCACCGTCGCCGGGGCCATCCTCGGCGCAGCAGCCGGTCATCAGGCCGAAAAGAAAGTGCGCAGCGTCACCGCCTATGACATCACCATTCGCATGGACAACGGCAGCCAGCGCAGCATTCAGGTTCCCGACGCCACCTCGCTTGCCGTCGGCACGGCCGTGCAAGTGGATGGCAACAGCATCTATCTGCGCTGA
- the hemF gene encoding oxygen-dependent coproporphyrinogen oxidase, with product MNLQAVEDYLRGLQNNICNTLSHIDGKAFAADLWQKPADSPLQGHGETRVLSDGAVFERGGVAFSCVQGQNLPPSASQHRPELAGRSFTAMGVSLVIHPRNPYVPTSHANVRCFVAEKPGADPVWWFGGGFDLTPYYGFDEDARAWHQAASDACAPFGAEIYPRLKKWCDDYFYLKHRNEPRGIGGLFFDDWNQGGFAQSFALMQSVGDHYLKAYEPIVRARKDTPYGARERDWQLYRRGRYVEFNLVWDRGTLFGLQSGGRTESILMSMPPLAAWRYDHRPEAGSDEARLMEHFLVPRDWLD from the coding sequence ATGAACCTACAAGCGGTCGAAGATTACCTGCGCGGCTTGCAAAACAACATTTGCAATACTTTGTCACACATCGACGGCAAAGCCTTTGCGGCCGATCTCTGGCAAAAACCGGCAGACAGTCCCCTGCAAGGTCACGGTGAAACCCGTGTGCTCAGCGACGGCGCGGTGTTTGAACGCGGCGGCGTCGCGTTTTCCTGCGTGCAGGGTCAGAACCTGCCGCCGTCAGCTTCGCAACACCGCCCCGAACTGGCGGGGCGCAGTTTTACCGCGATGGGCGTATCGCTGGTGATCCATCCGCGTAATCCCTATGTGCCCACCTCACATGCCAACGTGCGCTGTTTCGTCGCCGAAAAACCGGGGGCCGATCCGGTGTGGTGGTTTGGCGGCGGCTTTGATCTGACGCCGTATTACGGCTTTGACGAGGACGCGCGCGCCTGGCACCAGGCCGCGTCTGACGCCTGCGCACCGTTTGGCGCCGAGATTTATCCGCGCCTTAAAAAGTGGTGCGACGATTATTTTTACCTCAAGCACCGCAATGAGCCGCGCGGCATTGGCGGCCTGTTTTTCGATGACTGGAACCAGGGCGGTTTTGCGCAAAGCTTTGCCTTGATGCAAAGCGTCGGCGATCACTATCTCAAGGCATATGAACCGATCGTGCGCGCGCGCAAAGACACGCCTTATGGCGCGCGCGAACGCGACTGGCAGCTCTACCGTCGCGGTCGCTATGTGGAATTCAATCTGGTCTGGGATCGCGGCACCTTGTTTGGCCTGCAATCCGGGGGGCGGACGGAATCGATCCTGATGTCGATGCCGCCACTGGCGGCGTGGCGCTATGACCACAGGCCCGAAGCCGGTTCAGACGAAGCGCGGCTGATGGAACATTTTCTGGTTCCGCGTGATTGGTTGGATTGA
- a CDS encoding SDR family NAD(P)-dependent oxidoreductase, with the protein MSHKKLQGQVIVLTGASSGIGEQAAYQLADQGAHLCLLARREDELRRVQQAIAQRGGRAQIYPVDLSDKAGIDACADKLLADHVRIDVLVNNAGRSIRRPITEALDRLHDYERTIQLNYLGAVQLTLRLLPRFIAQQAGQVVNISTMSTQVPIPLFSAYLSSKSALESFTRSLAVELGGQGIAATTVYFPMVRTPMSSRTAIYQHMPMMDMATAAHWIVRAIETRGARITSPAGLLGSLVLTALPGPMIRVTRPLFALMDKRLSRKLRADQDKSVP; encoded by the coding sequence ATGTCACACAAAAAATTGCAAGGACAGGTCATTGTCCTCACCGGCGCCTCCAGCGGCATTGGCGAGCAGGCGGCCTATCAGCTCGCAGACCAAGGCGCGCATTTGTGCCTGTTGGCGCGCCGCGAAGATGAACTGCGCCGCGTCCAGCAAGCCATTGCCCAGCGCGGTGGGCGCGCGCAGATTTACCCGGTGGATTTATCCGATAAAGCCGGGATTGACGCCTGCGCCGACAAGCTTCTGGCCGACCACGTGCGCATCGATGTGCTGGTCAACAACGCCGGGCGCTCGATTCGCCGCCCGATCACCGAGGCGCTGGATCGCCTGCACGATTACGAGCGCACCATCCAGCTCAATTACCTGGGCGCGGTGCAGCTCACGCTGCGCCTGTTGCCGCGTTTTATTGCGCAGCAGGCCGGACAGGTGGTGAACATTTCGACGATGTCCACCCAGGTGCCGATTCCGCTGTTTTCGGCGTATCTGTCGAGCAAATCGGCACTCGAATCGTTCACCCGTTCGCTGGCGGTTGAGCTGGGCGGCCAGGGCATTGCCGCCACCACGGTGTACTTTCCGATGGTGCGCACGCCGATGTCCTCGCGCACCGCGATTTATCAACACATGCCGATGATGGATATGGCGACCGCCGCGCACTGGATCGTGCGCGCGATTGAAACCCGTGGCGCCCGCATCACCAGCCCCGCCGGGTTGCTTGGCAGCCTGGTTTTGACGGCGCTGCCAGGGCCGATGATTCGCGTCACACGACCTTTGTTTGCATTGATGGACAAGCGGCTTTCGCGCAAATTAC